Below is a genomic region from Syntrophales bacterium.
AAAGGAAAACAACGGGATAGTAATTGCGGAAAGAAATGCGAGGATGCCTTTTGTGCTGGGCACGACAATTCATGAGGAGTCTATCGATTATCTTGTCGATTGTGATTACGACCTTCCCATAAGCCCGGTAAAAAAACCGGACGATCGGTCAAAAAAGATTGCTGATCTGATCGCGCAATTGTACATCGAAGATGGGAGCACATTACAGTATGGAATCGGGGAGGTACCGGAGGCGGTTACGGATTCGATCATTGAAAAGGGCGTTAAGGATCTGGGGATCCGGACGGAGCTGTTTGCAGATGCCATGATAAAACTCGTTGAAAAGGGAATTGTAACGAACAGGTACATGAATAACAGTTTTTCAATTGCCACACTCTTTTTATCCGGAACCCAGGGTGGATATAACTGGTTCAACTATAACAGTTCTGTGCAAAGCAGACCTTCGGACCGAACAAACAGCATCCTGCATATTGCCAGTGAGCCGAAAATGGTGGCTATAAACAGCGCCATCGGCGTTGACCTGCATGGTAATATATGGGCCGACTCACTGTATGCCAGGCAAATCTACAGCGGCGTCGGTGGACAATCCGATTTCTTGAGGGGGGCCTACCTGTCCGAGGGAGGCATTCCGATAATTGCTATGAAATCAACAACACAAAAAGGCGTGTCCAAGATTATAGATCAGAGTCCTGAAGGGATCACGACCA
It encodes:
- a CDS encoding acetyl-CoA hydrolase/transferase C-terminal domain-containing protein — protein: MKKVVNPREVINSSIITPGTRIYCSGNAATPQFLLKYMWEDTSIKDVEMLSVLLLGEIDELFSEETCSRITHRVIFNGPYSRRAVNNGWAKYQLLHLSDIPRQLRGHLKPDMVFVSVSGPDNGGNFSLGTSVEGVLAAVQIAKENNGIVIAERNARMPFVLGTTIHEESIDYLVDCDYDLPISPVKKPDDRSKKIADLIAQLYIEDGSTLQYGIGEVPEAVTDSIIEKGVKDLGIRTELFADAMIKLVEKGIVTNRYMNNSFSIATLFLSGTQGGYNWFNYNSSVQSRPSDRTNSILHIASEPKMVAINSAIGVDLHGNIWADSLYARQIYSGVGGQSDFLRGAYLSEGGIPIIAMKSTTQKGVSKIIDQSPEGITTTAIAADPVIIVTEYGAFDPRGLSITEHAVGIAHLAEPETREKLLKHIFDSGVFHKPLQRFQKDMPKGFFPYERL